In Aspergillus fumigatus Af293 chromosome 6, whole genome shotgun sequence, the genomic window ATATCAGAACAATCTTACCTCTACTACACGCTGCAAACGGGCCAGCTCATAGTCACTAGCGGCTTGCCAGTGTCGATTTGACAGAGTGAGAAAGATACACGAGGTGTGATAGTACTGCATTCCGACCACTGCGAGTGTCAGTGCAGTGCGGCCCATTGGCTCCGATTACATACCTGCTGGCGGAGACATCATCCAGATCTCAGGAAATGGTCGATTCTCCGCAATGTTCGCCGGCTTGTACTTCAACGGTTGCCAACTGACTGGCTTTTCTCGATGCCATTGCTCAACGCTATCGGAGAGTTGACGCCAtgtctcctcgtccatgCCACGGGTGTACGCTCCTCCGCCCTGAAGAATCCGAGCACAGAGGTagatgatgacattggcaTACGCAGCATCGTCTCGCCGGTGAAAGACAGCCGAGCGCTCATAGTTCTCCAGGTCCAATTGCATGGGTTGATACTGGACGACAGATGCATATATCGCCTGCCGCAGGAACTGCCAGCTCACGGCTTCGGCTAGGCCCCCGGATGACGCCGATCTGGACATGGTGTTGAGGAGACGGTTTGAGCCGAACAAATGGTACTTTTCGTCGTTGCTGCTTTCCAGTTCCTCGTAGATGCGTAGAATCACAACTGTGATAAGGAGGTTGTCATCGTAGGTATCCTCCGGCTGCGCCAGTGCAGCGATCAAGAGTTCCAAGCATTGGCCGTGATATTCGGCCGCTTCCCAGTCGCTAGCGCCTGATAGGATGGCGTCGAGTCTGGCTGCGAGAGCTAGAATTGCCTTGAGGACCATAGGCACTTCTAGTGCCCGGCGAGGTACCTCGGTCGAAAAATGAGAACGTGAGTCGCAGATGTCAGTCTATTGATGTCAGAACGTACTACCACTATACCATCTATGAGGGGAGCCTTTATACCCAAGGAGCTATCTTGGAGATGAATGAACGTAACAAGTATGCTTCGCGAGAGGACAGCTTTGGCGAATTGATTGCCCGGGGGCTTATCGGACTCCAGGAGGATGTCTGCTCTGTCCAGACTGTTGACGCCAAAGGAGATACTATGCTATTTAGTGCCGTTGGCGAGATGGCAGTAGATGAGGGAAGTATCAGTTGGGTCTCGTCAGGTATTGATGGGGTCGGTGCTGGGAGGTCCAGCGGGTGATTTTCAGTTACTGAATCGTAAGGCTTTGTTGATCCTGGTATGATTAGAGACGATATGTCCGGCAATACAGCTTTAGGTGTTTCTGGAATCGGTTCTGAAGGCGGCGCTTCATCGTGAGAGTCTTGCGGCACATCTGTCTCTTCCCATTCTGCAGAATCATCTGCCGATTCAAGTACAAACGTCACTGACATCGTTAGCAACGTTGAGGCATagatgaggaaggagaagagaaatacATGACGTCGGAGTCTTCACCCAAGTCTGATGCGGATCCCACACGAGATCGAATTTCGACGCGGTCCCATGGCTTTTTTGATAGACGTGATGAACAGTTCGAAACCGAAATGGTGGATCGAGCCGACACATCCGTCCCAAGCGGGAGCAGGGATTACAGGACGATGCTCCTTTCCGTATGGTGCACCGAATATGACGATGGCGACAGCGCTCGCAGCCCCTTCCGATCCTCATGGCCGATTACGGGGTAAATGACGTTGAGCGCTGAGCTCTGCGGGCGATAGGCAAAGGGTGAACAGCAACATGGACAAGACTTGGTTGTCAGTCTGTAGGTAAATAGAAAGAATTGCTGTCTGATAACGCTTTCGACGGCATCAGCGAAAAGCTTAATACcaaccagctgctggaatCACGGGGCACGTTTTGGGGACGCAGCCTTCCCCGCATCTGGAGTAGAATACCCTGCCAATGATTGGTTCGCCCGCATTTCCCCAGAAACCCACCCCCAAAAGTTGTTTCGACTGTGGATAGTCGCATCAACGAATTGAACGCACCCTGCTATGGGATTATCATAAGATAGAAATGGTAAGCAATATAGATTGGGGAGTTGTCAAGCGTGGTTATAATCTTATAATTCCTTGGCTCATGAAGAGTCATGTAGCCCATCCATacaaatatatatattactaCGACATCAAATGTTCAGAATCATTCATTCCACTACAGATTTACAATTACTCAAACAGAGAGCATTGAGCAGATGTAGCCGTAAATGGCTGAGATACGTTCCCGACTTTCCTCCTTTGAGTACCATAGCTAAGATAGAGTAGTTAATCCACGGATGAAATTCGTTGCAGTTCATGATCATTCATTCAATCCCGACCTGTACTACCCTATATAAGATTCTATAATATGTTCATCAAATGACAGTGTAGAAAACTGTTGGTATCGTCGTTTCAAGAAGGTCGGGTGCCGCATGCGCATGCCAATTATTTACACACTGATAGTCTTGAAGACACTATTGCAGAGAGTCAGTACTGCTTCGTAGAACATAGAACAAtttccaaaaaaaaagacttACCCGAATCCGGAGCTGCCTGTTGCCATGATGGTACCAGGCATCTGGGCCTGCCAATGAATCTCCTTCACAGACTCCATGTAATGAACGAACAACAGCTGGGGAGGCACTTCGGCCAGGCCAGCTTCGcgattctcttcttcatcaagctCCACAGCCAGATCCCAGAGAGTGACGGTATTATCGGCAGAACCGACAGCAACAACACTGTCGTCTGTGGGGTGCCATTCGATACTGGTGACGGGCTCACGATGGAAGTCGAAAGCCGCGACTGGGGATGCTTTGATCTGAGATGAGGGAGCGGACGCATTCGGCTTCCAGTGTCTCAAATCCCAGACAGCCCATTGTCCATCATCAGCACCTGtggcaagaagatggaacGTCTGCTTCGACCAGCTCATGACATTGACGTCTGTGTTGGAGACCTTGACGTCGACGGCGGGCTTGCGTGACTTCGACCGGACGTCCCAGACTTTCACGCTTCCGTCGCTGCTGGCGGAAGCGAACACATTTCGCTCATTTGGTGACCATTGTAGTTCTTCGACGGAGGATGTGTGGCCGGTGAATGGCCGGGTGTCTGTAACCcagcctcctccttctgtGCGGGTGGTAACGTAGATTAATCCGTCATTGTCACCGGTCAACAGCTTTCCAAGCGGCTGGAGTGGGGACCAGTCCAGAGCGTAACCCTCGGATTTGTGCATGCGCAGGGTTGAAAGCGGCTTGGAGGCCGACGGCGACAATACTGTGCCAGGGACGTCGAAGCTGGTCAGATGAGGAGTCACATCGTGGATGACGACCTGGGAGTTTTCGAGCATGGTCGCTGTAATGGTCTGTGGCGGCCTGGAGTAGTCGGCGGACTGGGAAGGGGTCTGGTGTGCGCGGATTCTGTTCGTTGTTGAACCGAGAGGAATACTCTTCGACTCGAGAATCGGCTCATCAGAATCATCGTCTGAATCCGAATCACTCTCCGAGTCTGTCTcgttctctttctccatcttGCTCAGACCGCTCATCTTGATCACCAGCAGTTCGTTCTCCTTTGCTCGTCCTCCCGCCGCTTGTGTACCAGAAACAGCGTAGACCGTGGCGGGGTATGTCTTTCGGTTGTCGCCAAGGGAATCGCGCACAATGTCAAATGAGAGACAAGGCCATGGTGTGCTGAGCGTGTGTAACATGTCGTAAGTAGACGGATCCGGAGACAATACCTCTCCAGGAGCCAGTTTTGTTCTTCCAGGGATGAATGTCTGTTTGTCAACCTCCATAGCGTCTGTTGTCATCGCATTCCTGTCAGTAACAATTCAAGCAACAGATAAATTGGCAAGCAaacctttctcctcttcttcgcgcTCTGCGTCAGGTCTTCCATCGACACCTGCTTCCAAAATCTCGTCCTCACTCTCGAATTCGTCCTCAAACTCATCTTCGAACTCCCCCACCTCGTCCGGAATGTCATCGGCCACCGGCCGCTCTCCGGCCTTGAGAGCGGCCGAGTGCTCCTCGGACGCGTCGGCAGCTCTTTTGGACATTGTGTCGTACTTATGATGTGAATGTCCCTATAGAAGTGTCCACGAGCCAGTCGTGCGACAGGATGGGAAAAAAGGCTGTTGCTTGATGGGAAATCAGTGGTTATGGTTCAggaactttttttttctcatcCAGAGATTGAGGTGGGATGTGCGCTAAGCCTATCGCGGATTAGCGTAGATCGGGCCGCTTCGTCTGGATGCGGCTGTGTTGACTTGCTTGACTTGAGATGTTGATGCCCATAAGGGTCTCGCATAACCTTGTGCGTCTCGATCAAATCCTGCTATTCTTGTCGCCTGCTAATTTGGGGTCCGAGTGCTGCTCATAATTTCTCGGTCGTCTATTCCCTTGCTTACTCATCTGCTGGTTCAGCTACCGCCCACGTCATTTGTTCCAGCAAAGGCATAACAAAAACAAGCGGAAGCTCCAGCGAGTGATCTTTCTGCTTCGTTGAAGTCATTCTTATCGAACCTCGAATTCAGATCGCCAAAGTATTATCATTCTCTAATTGCCGAACCGCATCTCATGCGGCCTTGAGAAAGCCTGCCCGCTACCGGCATTTCTGCAACTAGGTCAGTTTCAGCTTCCCTCGTGCTCCCCGCTCGGTCATGCGATCGGAGAATTAACGGCAGATGTATCATTTCAGGTCGTGGAGTCATTCGTAACAAGCTTATAATTTGCGACATGGATGTACCGCAGCCTGTGCCTGGTGTCCCGGATGTCGCAGAAACCGGTCGCCAACAGAATCTTGAGATCTCTGGTCCCGAACTGGCGGCTACGGGGGAGTCAATGGGACCTCCGGAGTTTCACAATGGATACAGCAGCGACTCTCGCGCTCACTACACCTCACATAATGGCGGTTTCGATTCCCCATCCACACATGTATCTCGGAACCAGGAGAATGATCAGTCTCGAGTTACTGAATCTCCAACATTAACCCAACAACCACGCccgccgtcatcatcgaggCCGGGTTCCGGATTGTCTAGCGGCCCTGAACAGCGACAAGGAATATCTCAAACATCTCAAGATGTCAGTCAGAGACCACCATCTCAACCGACGAAAAATAGTGTGGTGATCAAGGTTGGAATGGTTGGGGATGCTCAAATTGGCAAGACAAGTTTGATGGTCAAGTATGTGGAGGGCAGCTGGGACGAAGACTATATCCAGACTTTGGGTATGTTGTTCTTTTGGACTTGTGCCTTACTTATTCTGACGTTATCAACAGGGGTGAATTTCATGGAAAAAACAATCTCCATCAGGAACACGGAGATCACTTTCTCGATCTGGGATCTGGGCGGTCAACGCGAATTCGTCAATATGCTTCCGCTTGTGTGCAATGACGCCGTTGCGATTCTGTTTATGTTTGACCTCACCCGCAAGAGCACATTGAATTCCATCAAGGAATGGTACCGGCAGGGCCGTGGATTCAACAAGACAGCTATTCCTTTCCTGGTCGGCACCAAGTATGACCATTTCGTCAATTTTCCtcgagaagaccaagaagagatTTCCATTCAGGTAGGCAAGCTGACCCGAGAAGATGACCAGGCATGTGCTGATGATTTCTCAGGCTAAGAGATTCGCCAAAGCGATGAAGGCGAGTTTGATCTTCAGCAGTACCAGTCACAGCATCAACGTGCAAAAGGTATGTTCGCGTGGACATGAACTCCAACTGCGCTAACAGAGAGTTAGATCTTTAAGATTGTCCTTGCCAAAGCCTTTGATCTGAAATGCACCATTCCCGAGATCGAAAACATTGGCGAGCCTCTCTTACTCTATAAGAATGTTTGAGCATAACAACGGCAACACAGAAGTGGTACGATTGTCATGTATGTTGGGATGAAGTGATGTTGACGATGACCTGAAACACCTTTGCTCGTCATTCTTGTGAGCCAGAGGAATCCCCTAAGTCTGGAAGGGTCAGACCGAATCTGCCGGTCGAGTAATCCTACTTTCTCTGCATATCCTGCCTAtttcttttgttctttcttattttctctcttttgtcCACAGCATTGGGTTGCGTATTGTGCTCATGGTCTTTTAATCCGTGCCTTCAGTTGTTTGTacatttcttttctcttcttgtgCTCGAATCTGGCGCTTGTGTCTTCCTTGACTGTTGCTGAAACGCAGGCCTGTTCTGGGTACAATCGTCTGAGCCgactttcttttttcttctcggTAATATTTCTAGTCGATGGCTCCTCTGTGTTTAAATAGTTTCATTACATGAATCCTGTCAGCCTTGGGTAGCATCAAACTCGCCCTTTTGTTGCTATGGACACCTCAGGCACCAGCTGCCAAAGCCTTGTGGGGTCAGGATCCTGAGGTGGGGGAAAACACATGTGATTCGCCCATGGGCGCCAGGAACCAGTTGCGTTGGTTCTTCGATCAGATGCAGTCAAAGGAATAACACCTGGTCGTGCTCGAGAGGAAACAACTGCCTGTCTGTACCTCAGGCTCTAGATAGTCAGCCTTGCGAGCCTTAGAAAACAGTCACAGGCTCGCAACCTTGTTTCAGAGCGCGGGGGCCACAATGGGCGGCCTATAAATTAGTGGCCTTACTTCCCATTCTTCAACATATTATTTattcattctttttcttcccgtTCGCCTAGGGGGTTCTTCTTTTTTAAATGTCGTCGTTGCATGCGTTCTTGAGGGTGTGTTAGCTTACTATTATTTGTTGTCTTATTCTCTCTCTTTGGTATATGCATTAATTGCATCTTGTAAAACCGAGGACATGGCCGAAGAAACGCCAGTCCTGACGATTCAGGAGAGAATCAAAGCACTCAAACTCGCGGGATCACAGCCGACTCCGTTCTTACGAGCCCAAACAATTAACAACCCTCCCGCCAACGGTCACGGTTCTGTCCTTGAGCACTCGGTGATCGGCAATGAGCCAGGAGCACCCCCTACACAGGCCCCACGATCACCATCGACAGGGCCGTCGATCGCCTTGAAATCCAAggtgccgccgccgctgccaaCACGGAAAGCTTCCAATCAGCAACTTGCGCCTTCGCTGCCACCTCGCAGGCCATCGGTGAATTCTATTGAATCAGCTGCATCTGATACGTCCCGGTCAACCGTATCGACAAGTGTGGGGAGACCTGTGCCAGGGcgatcatcttcctcaggtGAATCTGGGAACATTCATACGGTGCGTGCACCTCGATATGATGAGGCAGAGTTGCCTGTCCTCCCTccgagaagagaggaagagaaaagtCCCAAGGCGCCTCCACGGCCGAAACCGACCATGCTAAAGAGCAGAGATGGTCTACCGCCTTCATTACCATCGATAAGAGAGCCGCCATCTCTTCCCTCTGCTCGACCTGTATTGCCCATTCGGCGAGCGTCAAGCAACGTCAATTTGAAAAATGGGGATGCAGCCCCTCTGCCGCCCCCACGGATCCCGTCGCGAGACAGTCAGGGCCAGTCGCCAAGTGCAGAAGGCGAAAGCAAGCCGGCGAGAAAGCtgccccctcctcccccttcgGGGTCTGCTCTGGGCAAATTGCATCAGTCAGGTTTTGGAGGATTGAACAAAACTGCGCACTCCACGCTCAATGGTGCACCGCCTCCGATCCCTATCGCGTCAAAGCCAGAGAAACCGGACCTTTCCAAATTACTAGCAACCAAACCGCGTGTCGAGCGAAATACTACAAATACAGAGCCGACAGCGATGTGCTTGAAATGCCGAGACTTCTCCGGCCCCGACTCGCACGCCGCCAGGTTTCCGCGGGAGAGTCTCCCAACACATGATCTTGCCTGGCTGGCTCGCGAGCTTACAGCACCATTCCCTTCACCGACAGACAAGGCGAGAGCCTTGTTCACCTGGTGCCATCATAATATATGCTATGATGCCGATGCTTTTTTCAACAATTGCGTGAAGCCATCAACACCGGCCAGTACTCTTGCTTCCGGTGTCGCCGTTTGTGAGGGCTACGCCGGGCTCTTTGCCGCCCTTGCAACCCATGCTGGATTGGAGGCGATTGTAATTGGCGGTCACGGCAAGGGCTATGGGTATCGCGCTCTGGGACCCGGGCAGAGTATTCCTCCTTACAGCGCTGGCCATGCATGGAATGCAGTCCGGATCGACAATGGGCAATGGAAGTTGATCGATGTGTGCTGGGGAGCGGGAGTAGTTCAAGGACCAGGACAACCATATAAAAAGCTCTTCAACCCGACCATGTTCACCATGACGAATGAAGAGTTCAGCGTAAAGCACTATCCTGAGGCAAATGAACACCACTTTCGAAATGACGGTCGCCCAGGGATGAGCTGGGAGCAGTATATAACGATGGACCCGGAGGTCCCGTTTGGCATTGAGCAGCCGAGGACCTTCGATGTACAAAGCCATTTCATTAACGAACGAAGCTTCTTACCGGCTGCCAAGCAGATCGCGGTTTGCCAGCCGGGACCGCTTCGCTTTCAATTCGGTCTCATTTGTGAGCATTTCACGCTGGAGCGCCACGGGAAGGTCAAGCCTAGCCTGTTTCTGCTGTGGACGCATGGTCTTGATGGGCGGAAAGACGAACTTATTCCTTTTACCTATGTTCGGGGCAGTGGGCCTGAGTTCTGGTACATTGATCTCGAGGATCCCAGGACACTGGGTGCTCCTGGTCAGAAGCTCCAAGTGGCGGCGCTTACTGAGTTTGGAGATCGGAAAGACTGCAGGGGGATCTCTGTGGATGAATACAAGGCTAATGTTGGACGGGTTCGTATGGCGTTTTCATTTGTTGCCGAATGGGCCCTTGTTTGATCAGGACGGGAATAAACGGCTCGTTGTTATTCTACTTAATATCCGGACTGCTCGATATGacctttctttctttatcCTCCGCGAAGGATAGTAGATAGTCGATCATGATAATCAGATGAAGGCATACCATTGCAGGCGAATCCAAGTAGAGGACTCGTCTCTGCTTCTGTAAGCTGACTCCGATCTGACTGAAGGAGTttcctctcctccatctttgAGCCACTACTTCTACAATAAACAACGTAGTATGTCGATAGGTTGCATTTTCCCATATCACATACTCTGATGAAGTCTATCTGTAGTTCTGTATCGCCCCACTTTTCCTGCTTCCCCAGACTGGAACTATAAGATCATGACCTCCAGCTGCTACAGACCACCTATAATGTGGCACCCGCGCGGCGAACTGGCAAAGAACGCGCGCTTGTCAAATAAATCCGACGCAAGGACAACGCAGGAGTCACCCAGCTTTTGGATGACAGAAGTATGGGCCAAGCTTAGACCGCCCTCACTATAGTACGCAGTGCAGGCCGATAATTTCCCTGCCGTCAGGGCGCTTCATGCTGCGTCGGCAGATATCCAACTCCGCTCTCTCGACGGGAAAACTGTGCCGTATGAAGTAGCGTACCATAGTTCTCTGCTTGTGGTGCAGTGGTACAAGCCGGTGCGGATCTCCATGCCCGCAGCAGGGACGGGACGCGTTATCCACCGCGCAACAGAGGCTGGCCGCATAGATACTCTGTAGTGAATTCTCCCGATCACTACTTTACTATCAATATTCTGGGGTGCCTGGACGCCATTGCACTACGCTGCGCTGGCTGGTCAAAGGGGCATGGCCCGCTGCCTGCTTGAGAACGGGGCGGAATCCACGATCAGATCAAAGCCTTGCGGTCACACGGCGTTACATTACGCTATGCGTTCGGGGCGGAATGAAACTGGAAAATCGAGAGATGATGGTACTCTCGTTCACGACCTGATGGAGTATGGTGCGGATGTCAACTTTGCGTGCTGATGCGCGGTGGGCGTCATAGTGGGGAGAAAAGGGAGGGGGGTTGTGGGATGAATGGTTCTTTGACGAGCAGTATTCCTCTCGACCTGGCTGCATAGAGAGGCTGGCCAGAGAtggttctctttctccttcacaATGGTGCTACAGACACTGCTGGTTGCAGGATGGCGCAACAGAACTAGTGGCCTGATCGGAAGGGATTCAGATTGTTTTTTCGTTTAGCTTCATCGGACTAGTTGGCATTGCATTTCAATTGTTGATATCTTCGTTTATGATGCTCATTAATGGGTTGTATCAATCGATCGAACTGTACTAATTCATCCAGAGTGCTGGAGACATGATTCCGTATCATGGGTTGATTAATTTACAGAGTACAAAGAGGTAGCTGTCTGCTGCGATTGGAAACATTTCCCCTCTCGCCTTCTGGACCTGCCCATTGCCTCATTAGCGGCACTCAAACTCTCTGACGGCAGCCACCATGATGCGCTAAACTATATTAGATTAGCGTACAAACTAAGTCACGTGGACTCAGATTAGTAACGGCCTCAATTCCTTAATTCCATGTCGTTATCAACAGCGGCATGATCTCATGACAGACGCTAGCCAAACAGTTAATCACCAAGCAGGATGACAACATAATGGGAGATGTAATGAGTATCAAAGAAGCTTTCGATGCTGCTTACGAATTCTTGAATCCAGTCCTTCAGCGAGGCACGCAAACCACTCAGCAAGTTCAGGCGATTTTGGAATATCAATGCTGACTAACGAAAGAGGAAATTCAGAAATATCGCGGGAAATCCCTCCCGGAAATTTTGAGCCAGCATGTACCTGCTGAGactggagatgatggctctAAAAGGGCAGTCGTTGTTGAAAGAGCGTTGGGCATACTCTTTCGCATTCATGTGGCCTTCGTAACGCCAGTAGATCAAGCCCACAGTTCACCTCAACCCGATCATGTAGCGGAAGACGCTGCTCTCGAGGAtgcaaagaggagaagagtgCTGCATGCGATACTTGACTTGATATCTCTTGAGGGTGTCTACCCGTCGCTCTCTCCAGGAGTAGGAATACCCCTCCAGCAAAGAGTCATTTCAGTGTTGCCTGCTGGTGTGATTGCTCAGCAACAGGACAAAACTGCGCATGACAAGCCTCGGCATATGCTGCTTCTTGAGCGTATCATGGATACCCTGTCGGATATTCTTTTCGATGGGAGACCTAGCATACAGCCAGTTATTCGCGGTCGTATTCTGAGCGATTTGATCAGTTCTGCGGCAGACCTGGC contains:
- a CDS encoding ribosome biosynthesis protein RRB1, which produces MSKRAADASEEHSAALKAGERPVADDIPDEVGEFEDEFEDEFESEDEILEAGVDGRPDAEREEEEKDAMEVDKQTFIPGRTKLAPGEVLSPDPSTYDMLHTLSTPWPCLSFDIVRDSLGDNRKTYPATVYAVSGTQAAGGRAKENELLVIKMSGLSKMEKENETDSESDSDSDDDSDEPILESKSIPLGSTTNRIRAHQTPSQSADYSRPPQTITATMLENSQVVIHDVTPHLTSFDVPGTVLSPSASKPLSTLRMHKSEGYALDWSPLQPLGKLLTGDNDGLIYVTTRTEGGGWVTDTRPFTGHTSSVEELQWSPNERNVFASASSDGSVKVWDVRSKSRKPAVDVKVSNTDVNVMSWSKQTFHLLATGADDGQWAVWDLRHWKPNASAPSSQIKASPVAAFDFHREPVTSIEWHPTDDSVVAVGSADNTVTLWDLAVELDEEENREAGLAEVPPQLLFVHYMESVKEIHWQAQMPGTIMATGSSGFGVFKTISV
- a CDS encoding Zn(II)2Cys6 transcription factor → MRIGRGCERCRHRHIRCTIRKGASSCNPCSRLGRMCRLDPPFRFRTVHHVYQKSHGTASKFDLVWDPHQTWVKTPTSLTFVLESADDSAEWEETDVPQDSHDEAPPSEPIPETPKAVLPDISSLIIPGSTKPYDSVTENHPLDLPAPTPSIPDETQLILPSSTAISPTALNSIVSPLASTVWTEQTSSWSPISPRAINSPKLSSREAYLLRSFISKIAPWTDICDSRSHFSTEVPRRALEVPMVLKAILALAARLDAILSGASDWEAAEYHGQCLELLIAALAQPEDTYDDNLLITVVILRIYEELESSNDEKYHLFGSNRLLNTMSRSASSGGLAEAVSWQFLRQAIYASVVQYQPMQLDLENYERSAVFHRRDDAAYANVIIYLCARILQGGGAYTRGMDEETWRQLSDSVEQWHREKPVSWQPLKYKPANIAENRPFPEIWMMSPPAVVGMQYYHTSCIFLTLSNRHWQAASDYELARLQRVVEVRLF
- a CDS encoding Spg1/Tem1 GTP-binding protein codes for the protein MDVPQPVPGVPDVAETGRQQNLEISGPELAATGESMGPPEFHNGYSSDSRAHYTSHNGGFDSPSTHVSRNQENDQSRVTESPTLTQQPRPPSSSRPGSGLSSGPEQRQGISQTSQDVSQRPPSQPTKNSVVIKVGMVGDAQIGKTSLMVKYVEGSWDEDYIQTLGVNFMEKTISIRNTEITFSIWDLGGQREFVNMLPLVCNDAVAILFMFDLTRKSTLNSIKEWYRQGRGFNKTAIPFLVGTKYDHFVNFPREDQEEISIQKMTRHVLMISQAKRFAKAMKASLIFSSTSHSINVQKIFKIVLAKAFDLKCTIPEIENIGEPLLLYKNKWYDSLGSIKLALLLLWTPQAPAAKALWGQDPEVGENTCDSPMGARNQLRWFFDQMQSKE